The following proteins are encoded in a genomic region of Cyclonatronum proteinivorum:
- a CDS encoding DNA polymerase III subunit, whose product MSGPTELPYAGTAISPGNRRLVGNEQARDQVKRIISSGRLSHAYLISGPQGVGKKALALTLAELINGIDNLTDLQGLAFSKKSRWSNHPDIGIFIPLPGSDPDISMLSERTQLLAKDPYEVVDFTLRPSVKDDSDQTNKNAFYSISYFKETVLRSAYRKPNEGNRNIIIISEVEKMRKEASNTFLKLLEEPPPGVVFILTSNNVNALLPTIISRCQHIQMAPLKPDEVAQGLQQFDKVPENDARFLSRITNGNYASARFYDTEQLRAMRNEIITYLRACYTLDPAELIDIAGRWQKENNREGMANILNLMEVLVRDLEVYRSTGEERFLVNADQIKVIHNFCKALKNARLDEMQLMFEEFRNMLGVNVTGRYIFIVLAFRLSRLMRGKDPEIPESKPWLHIPAYKHLAT is encoded by the coding sequence ATGTCTGGACCGACTGAACTTCCCTATGCCGGCACGGCCATCTCACCCGGTAACCGCAGGCTTGTAGGCAACGAACAGGCGCGCGATCAGGTGAAACGCATTATCAGCTCCGGCCGGCTCAGCCATGCCTATCTCATCAGCGGGCCGCAGGGCGTCGGTAAAAAAGCCCTGGCCCTTACCCTTGCCGAACTCATCAACGGCATTGACAACCTGACCGACCTGCAAGGGTTGGCTTTTTCCAAAAAAAGCCGCTGGAGCAACCATCCGGATATCGGCATTTTCATCCCGCTTCCGGGCAGCGATCCTGATATTTCCATGCTGAGCGAACGGACGCAGCTGCTGGCCAAAGATCCGTACGAAGTCGTCGATTTCACCCTGCGTCCCAGCGTGAAAGACGATTCTGATCAGACCAACAAAAATGCCTTCTACTCCATCAGCTATTTCAAGGAAACCGTTCTCAGAAGTGCGTATCGTAAGCCCAATGAAGGCAACCGGAATATCATCATCATCAGTGAAGTAGAAAAAATGCGGAAGGAAGCTTCCAACACCTTCCTCAAGCTGCTGGAAGAACCGCCGCCGGGGGTTGTGTTCATCCTCACTTCCAACAATGTGAATGCGCTGCTGCCCACCATCATTTCGCGCTGTCAGCACATCCAAATGGCACCCCTGAAGCCGGATGAAGTTGCACAGGGCCTTCAGCAATTTGATAAGGTCCCCGAAAACGACGCCCGCTTTCTGTCCCGCATTACCAACGGCAACTACGCTTCTGCCCGCTTTTACGACACCGAACAGCTTCGCGCAATGCGCAACGAAATCATCACCTACCTGCGGGCCTGCTACACCCTCGATCCTGCCGAGCTGATTGATATTGCGGGTCGCTGGCAGAAGGAAAATAACCGCGAAGGCATGGCCAACATCCTGAATTTGATGGAAGTTCTGGTTCGCGACCTCGAAGTGTACCGCTCTACCGGAGAAGAGCGCTTCCTGGTAAATGCCGATCAGATCAAGGTGATTCACAATTTCTGCAAGGCGCTCAAAAATGCCCGGCTCGACGAAATGCAGCTGATGTTTGAAGAGTTTCGCAACATGCTCGGGGTGAACGTTACGGGCCGCTATATTTTTATAGTGCTGGCCTTCCGGCTCTCGCGCCTCATGCGGGGTAAGGACCCGGAAATCCCGGAAAGTAAACCCTGGCTCCATATTCCGGCCTACAAGCATTTGGCGACCTAA
- a CDS encoding alpha-ketoacid dehydrogenase subunit alpha/beta, which produces MSVETLNGTTQLVPADSAFKIRSASIKKFSKDHLTDSLRTMMLSRRLDDKMLTLLKQGRGFFHIGGSGHEAIQVAAGKNMIPRKDWGMLYYRDMSYALTMGMTARELLSAHLSKVTDTSAGRQMPSHFNSKELNIVSVNSALGAQFLPGLGIAQGIKFLGDDEVVYISTGDGGTSEGSFFELLNWATRDKVPAVIVVQDNKYAISVPVQEQTSNKSISKTVQGFANLEIIECDGTDYLQSFAAMEKAVTHARSGKGPALVHAHVVRLLPHSSSDDHRKYRTTEDLEADKVHDPITKLARQMVKAKIATQEEIDALFDEVKKQVDDDTKWCMSQEDPKPEDGVKHVLFEGETQLDYENEEPSGEPIVMVDAINHALYEEMERDERVIVFGEDVAGGKGGVFTATRGLTDAFGNSRCYNAPIAEASIIGTACGLSIKGFKPVPEIQFADYIWPAMQMLRNQVSVLRYRSNNQFANPMVIRVPCGGYIHGGLCHSQNIEATFGHIPGYKIVMPSNAADAKGLLKTAIRGEDPVIYLEHKFLYRQGFARRPEPGKDYLVPIGKASVVREGSDLTIVTYGALVQKALNAAKAYAKKDISIEVIDLRTIVPYDAETVHNSLRKTNRILVLHEDYEFLGFGAEISAQIADACFDHLDAPIARVAAKFAPIGFAAPYEDYILPNDNDVTEAIERLINY; this is translated from the coding sequence TCTGCTTTCAAAATCAGATCTGCTTCAATCAAGAAGTTTTCCAAAGATCACCTGACAGACTCATTGCGGACAATGATGCTGTCACGTCGTCTTGATGATAAGATGCTGACGCTTTTGAAACAGGGACGGGGCTTCTTCCACATCGGCGGTTCGGGGCATGAAGCCATTCAGGTTGCAGCCGGAAAAAACATGATTCCCCGAAAAGACTGGGGGATGCTCTACTACCGGGATATGTCCTACGCCCTTACGATGGGTATGACCGCAAGGGAACTGCTCTCCGCACACCTTTCCAAGGTCACGGATACGAGCGCCGGGCGTCAGATGCCGTCACACTTCAACAGCAAAGAGCTGAACATTGTGTCAGTTAACAGCGCGTTGGGTGCCCAATTTCTGCCCGGTCTGGGTATTGCGCAGGGTATTAAGTTTTTGGGAGATGATGAAGTTGTATATATCTCAACAGGGGATGGAGGTACTTCCGAAGGTTCTTTCTTCGAACTGCTGAACTGGGCAACCCGCGACAAGGTACCTGCCGTAATTGTGGTACAGGATAACAAGTACGCCATTTCCGTGCCGGTTCAGGAACAGACAAGCAACAAGTCGATTTCCAAAACAGTGCAGGGATTTGCCAATCTGGAAATTATTGAGTGTGATGGTACGGATTATCTGCAGTCCTTTGCTGCAATGGAAAAAGCCGTAACGCACGCCCGAAGCGGCAAAGGACCCGCCCTGGTTCACGCGCACGTTGTACGTCTGCTCCCGCACTCTTCTTCTGACGATCACCGTAAATACCGTACTACAGAAGATCTCGAAGCGGACAAAGTGCACGACCCCATCACCAAGCTGGCCCGGCAAATGGTGAAAGCTAAAATTGCAACACAGGAAGAAATCGATGCCCTTTTTGATGAAGTCAAAAAACAGGTGGATGACGACACCAAATGGTGCATGAGTCAGGAAGATCCGAAACCCGAAGACGGGGTGAAGCATGTACTGTTTGAAGGCGAAACCCAGCTCGACTACGAAAATGAGGAGCCATCCGGAGAGCCGATTGTGATGGTTGATGCGATCAATCATGCCCTTTATGAGGAAATGGAGCGCGATGAACGGGTTATTGTTTTCGGGGAAGACGTAGCCGGCGGTAAAGGCGGCGTGTTCACGGCTACCCGCGGTCTTACCGATGCATTCGGCAACAGCCGCTGCTACAACGCTCCCATTGCGGAAGCTTCCATTATCGGAACTGCCTGCGGACTTAGTATCAAAGGTTTTAAGCCGGTGCCGGAAATTCAGTTTGCCGACTACATCTGGCCTGCCATGCAGATGCTCCGCAATCAGGTGTCGGTGCTGCGCTACCGTTCGAATAATCAGTTCGCCAACCCCATGGTCATCCGCGTACCCTGCGGCGGCTACATTCACGGCGGACTCTGTCACAGTCAGAACATTGAAGCTACTTTCGGCCACATTCCCGGCTATAAAATTGTGATGCCTTCGAATGCCGCAGATGCCAAAGGCCTGCTTAAAACAGCCATTAGGGGTGAAGATCCGGTCATTTATCTCGAGCATAAATTCCTGTATCGCCAGGGCTTTGCCCGTCGTCCGGAACCCGGCAAGGACTACCTTGTGCCTATTGGAAAAGCTTCTGTCGTTCGCGAAGGCAGTGACCTAACTATTGTAACCTACGGCGCACTCGTTCAGAAAGCGCTGAATGCAGCCAAAGCGTACGCTAAAAAAGACATCAGCATTGAAGTCATCGACCTGCGTACCATCGTGCCCTACGATGCGGAAACCGTTCACAACTCTCTCAGAAAAACAAACCGCATTCTCGTGCTGCACGAAGATTACGAGTTCCTTGGTTTCGGCGCAGAAATATCAGCCCAAATTGCGGATGCTTGTTTTGATCACCTCGATGCGCCCATCGCGCGCGTAGCAGCTAAATTCGCCCCTATCGGATTCGCAGCGCCCTACGAAGATTACATCCTTCCCAACGACAACGATGTAACCGAAGCCATCGAGCGTTTGATTAATTACTGA
- a CDS encoding type IX secretion system plug protein translates to MLLLTCVFSACSVIPRDSYDPEDGSPNARLTNTKAVKPQLPPDSRIRSVELFRDRPGNPPVLVLGSERQLTLRFDELAEAGNSFLIRVQHYNADWTESRLPSGVVSRGFSDDTISGGTPSVGQFPSFFSYSYTFPNRNLNVQISGNFMLEVYDYVSRDLLFSLPFFVTEDRGSLRAEVSEHFRDSRFPNHQIYTEYQFPDFVSMPLIDIDVYVVQNQFWGRSRKTTERDVSAPGLIRLHLNRDDSFPGRYEFRPLLIDDIFSISRDVIEVRPERDPPLIRLQFDVVDLDISPRITRARSYSFGEPRTGRNARYTEVEFNLERPRFLSPEEDIFVLGSFTNWNLSEEQRMVYDPASDAFSTRVLIKEGRYDYTYAVIENNRLDDLRLSSFFAQTSQDYQILVYFRDQQQQFDRLLQFGTIRSR, encoded by the coding sequence ATGCTGCTCCTGACTTGCGTGTTCAGTGCATGCAGCGTTATCCCCCGTGACAGCTATGATCCCGAAGACGGATCCCCCAATGCACGGCTGACCAACACCAAAGCGGTCAAGCCCCAACTGCCCCCGGACAGCCGTATCCGCAGTGTTGAGCTGTTCAGGGACCGTCCCGGAAACCCGCCCGTTCTCGTACTGGGTTCTGAACGGCAGCTCACCCTGCGTTTCGATGAACTTGCCGAAGCCGGTAACAGCTTCCTCATCCGTGTGCAGCACTACAATGCCGACTGGACCGAAAGCCGGCTGCCCTCAGGCGTTGTAAGCCGCGGCTTCAGCGATGATACCATCAGCGGCGGCACTCCGTCTGTCGGGCAGTTTCCGTCTTTTTTCAGCTACAGCTACACCTTCCCGAACCGCAATCTCAATGTGCAGATCAGCGGCAACTTCATGCTTGAAGTGTACGACTATGTGAGCCGTGACCTTTTGTTTTCGCTGCCGTTTTTTGTTACCGAAGACCGCGGCAGCCTGCGGGCCGAAGTCTCCGAACACTTCCGCGACTCGCGTTTCCCGAACCATCAGATCTATACCGAGTATCAGTTTCCGGATTTTGTAAGCATGCCGCTGATCGACATTGACGTGTATGTCGTACAGAATCAGTTCTGGGGCCGGAGCCGGAAAACAACGGAGCGCGATGTCTCTGCACCGGGCCTGATCCGGCTGCACCTCAACCGCGATGACAGCTTCCCCGGCCGTTACGAATTCAGGCCCTTGTTAATCGACGACATCTTCAGCATTTCACGGGATGTGATTGAAGTGCGGCCCGAACGCGATCCCCCGCTGATCCGGCTGCAGTTCGATGTTGTTGACCTCGACATAAGCCCCCGCATTACGCGCGCACGTTCCTACAGCTTCGGCGAGCCCCGCACCGGACGTAATGCCCGCTATACCGAAGTTGAATTCAACCTTGAACGCCCGCGCTTTCTGAGTCCGGAAGAAGATATTTTTGTCCTCGGCTCATTCACCAACTGGAACCTGAGCGAAGAACAGCGCATGGTTTATGACCCGGCATCCGACGCATTCTCAACCCGGGTTCTCATCAAAGAAGGCCGCTACGACTACACCTACGCCGTCATAGAAAACAACCGCCTCGACGACCTCCGGCTCTCGTCCTTCTTCGCGCAAACAAGTCAGGATTATCAGATACTTGTTTACTTCCGCGATCAGCAACAGCAATTCGACCGCCTGTTGCAATTCGGGACTATTCGCAGCCGGTAG
- the dapF gene encoding diaminopimelate epimerase, with the protein MTIKSIAFTKMHGAGNDFVVFDNRTYGFLLDEIIALTPRLCHRRFGVGADGVLVLEPSERADYRMVYRNADGSDAGMCGNGARCLARFAVRSGFPEKVSFMVHGSRYEAEVTAQGVTVAFPVEPKPSAPLSLLGREAVAINSGTEHVVTWVESETLQDEPALRDQGREIRNKLELFPTGTNVNFACTARESNQIYLKTYERGVEDLTLACGTGALATAVAHHHKTKPEESGAFTYEILCSGGTLKTSFEYDPGEQRYRTLRLSGPALFTFDGTYFLDI; encoded by the coding sequence GTGACAATTAAATCTATTGCTTTTACAAAAATGCACGGTGCGGGCAACGATTTTGTGGTTTTCGACAACCGCACCTACGGCTTTCTTCTCGATGAAATCATCGCACTCACTCCCCGGCTGTGTCACCGCCGGTTTGGCGTCGGGGCCGACGGCGTTCTGGTGCTCGAACCTTCCGAACGGGCCGACTACCGCATGGTTTACCGCAACGCCGACGGCAGCGACGCCGGCATGTGCGGCAACGGGGCCCGCTGTCTCGCCCGCTTCGCTGTCCGCTCAGGCTTTCCGGAAAAAGTCAGCTTCATGGTGCACGGGAGCCGCTACGAAGCGGAAGTTACGGCGCAGGGCGTCACGGTTGCTTTTCCGGTTGAGCCCAAGCCGTCTGCCCCCCTCTCCCTGCTCGGACGCGAAGCGGTAGCCATCAACTCCGGCACCGAACATGTCGTGACATGGGTTGAATCAGAAACCCTGCAGGATGAACCCGCACTGCGCGATCAGGGCCGGGAAATCCGGAACAAGCTGGAGCTGTTCCCCACAGGCACGAACGTCAACTTCGCCTGCACTGCCCGTGAATCCAATCAAATCTACCTCAAAACCTACGAACGCGGCGTAGAAGACCTCACCCTCGCCTGCGGCACCGGTGCCCTTGCAACGGCCGTAGCCCATCATCATAAAACCAAACCGGAAGAATCCGGCGCCTTTACCTACGAGATTCTGTGCAGCGGCGGCACCCTCAAAACCAGCTTCGAATATGATCCCGGTGAACAGCGCTACCGTACCCTGCGGCTGAGCGGTCCCGCGCTCTTCACCTTCGACGGCACCTACTTCCTCGATATTTGA